In the genome of Coregonus clupeaformis isolate EN_2021a unplaced genomic scaffold, ASM2061545v1 scaf4016, whole genome shotgun sequence, one region contains:
- the LOC123490453 gene encoding mucin-5AC-like: MTESGCCFHYECQCICYGWGDPHYVTFDGTYYGFQGNCSYVLVKEILPKYNFSVVIDNYYCDAPDGLSCPQSLTIYYQSYEIFMTKKDVDGVFTSLIDVNQQRIIPAYETKDFRITDNGIDTLLVIPAINAKVSFTGLMFSIYLPWDKFSGNTEGQCGTCDNNRTDDCRLPNGTIDSSCPDMAHQWHVADHNNSHCTPPPPEPTPPQPTCSDPPICHLIQSE, translated from the exons ATGACCGAATCTGGATGCTGTTTCCACTATGAGTGTCAAT GTATCTGCTATGGTTGGGGAGACCCTCACTATGTCACCTTTGATGGAACATACTATGGCTTCCAAGGAAATTGTTCTTACGTCTTGGTCAAAGAAATCCTGCCAAAGTACAACTTCAGTGTTGTAATCGACAATTACTATTGTGATGCCCCAGATGGGCTTTCCTGTCCTCAGTCTCTGACAATTTATTATCAATCTTACGAGATATTCATGACCAAGAAGGACGTTGATGGAGTTTTCACAAGTCTG ATTGATGTAAACCAGCAACGCATCATCCCAGCATATGAGACCAAGGACTTCCGCATCACAGACAACGGAATTGACACCCTTTTAGTCATACCAGCAATTAATGCCAAGGTGTCTTTCACTGGTCTTATGTTTAGCATATACCTGCCCTGGGACAAGTTCAGTGGCAACACTGAGGGACAGTGtg GGACATGTGACAACAACCGGACAGATGACTGTCGCTTGCCAAATGGGACTATCGATTCATCTTGTCCTGACATGGCACACCAATGGCATGTTGCTGACCACAATAACAGTCATTGCACGCCACCACCACCAGAGCCGACACCACCACAACCAACGTGCAGCGATCCACCTATTTGTCATCTCATTCAAAGCGAGTAA